A region from the Kazachstania africana CBS 2517 chromosome 11, complete genome genome encodes:
- the KAFR0K01490 gene encoding phenolic acid decarboxylase, with product MVSFDLHDLSAIVGKRLVYTYENGFICEIYIRNESEMDYRVHKGLVGGLWEIGQNIYMVRVGADVYKLSWLEPKGTDVSIIVNLEQKFVHGTIWYPRWVVNNPEKVICLQRDFIPQMEALRDAGPAYPTKLIDEFATLTFMSDCGKNNDEVINCPPGELPSNFPNNLSEKNLL from the coding sequence ATGGTATCATTTGATCTTCATGATTTAAGTGCTATTGTAGGCAAGCGTCTAGTTTACACGTATGAAAATGGTTTTATTTGtgaaatttatataagaaaCGAAAGTGAGATGGATTATCGAGTTCATAAAGGTCTTGTTGGTGGTTTATGGGAAATCGGTCAAAACATATACATGGTTCGTGTTGGAGCAGACGTTTACAAGTTGTCCTGGTTGGAACCAAAGGGTACCGATGTAAGTATTATTGTTAATTTAGAACAGAAGTTTGTTCACGGTACCATTTGGTACCCACGATGGGTTGTAAATAATCCAGAAAAAGTTATTTGTCTGCAAAGAGACTTTATCCCACAGATGGAAGCTCTACGTGATGCTGGACCAGCTTATCCTACTAAACtgattgatgaatttgCAACTTTAACGTTTATGAGCGATTGCGggaaaaataatgatgaagtgATTAATTGTCCTCCTGGAGAATTACCATCTAATTTCCCAAATAATCTCAGCGAAAAGAATTTACTTTAA
- the KAFR0K01500 gene encoding phenolic acid decarboxylase, with protein sequence MPAFDKHDLSGFAGKHIVYTYDNGWNYEIYVKNEKTIDYRIHSGIVGGRWVKDQEVYIARVGEQIYKISWTEPTGTDVSLTANLTDLIYHGTIFFPRWVINDPKKTVCFQNDFIPKMEAYRAEGPAYPTEVIDEFATITFIQDAGLNDNDLISVPPSELPPNFPECLRKNK encoded by the coding sequence ATGCCTGCATTTGACAAACACGATTTAAGCGGTTTTGCTGGTAAACACATTGTTTACACTTACGACAACGGCTGGAACTACGAAATTTAcgttaaaaatgaaaagacaATCGACTACCGTATTCATTCTGGTATTGTTGGTGGTCGCTGGGTTAAAGATCAAGAAGTCTACATCGCTCGTGTCGGTGAAcaaatttacaagatttCATGGACTGAACCAACTGGTACTGACGTCAGTTTGACTGCCAATTTGACTGACTTAATATACCACGGTACCATCTTCTTCCCACGTTGGGTTATCAACGACCCAAAGAAGACTGTTTGCTTCCAAAATGACTTCATCCCAAAGATGGAAGCCTATCGTGCCGAAGGTCCGGCCTACCCAACTGAAGTTATCGATGAATTCGCCACCATCACCTTTATTCAAGATGCTGGTCTCAATGATAATGATCTGATCAGTGTTCCACCTTCTGAGTTGCCACCAAACTTCCCAGAATGTCTACGTAAGAACAAATAA